A stretch of the Vigna radiata var. radiata cultivar VC1973A chromosome 7, Vradiata_ver6, whole genome shotgun sequence genome encodes the following:
- the LOC106768162 gene encoding AUGMIN subunit 8 isoform X2, translating into MDVCESEQALRKHRTGTRQPLGLAEKNNAITSRRLATREITSRYRSPSPTRATPSGSRRCPSPSLTRPTTPASSKLLPKRAQSTERKRPATPPSPPRPSTPVQDSSMDVNLSSRRAAGSRMPEALWPSTMRSLSVSFQSDTISIPVIKKEKPVTSAVDRTLRPNSNVTHKQVQTPIVRKPTPERKRSPLKGNNASNQTENSKPDDGLHSRLIDQHRWPGRISGKVCSSASSRSIDHTDKTTRTLNSSVPGTSVSSLRRLSLPGDASKPLRKASSDASRLMFLVESGRMGGEVRPIDDNVHVLRPHKFVPAITLDKTGLTVTGVRSQFLPNPVSGHPSPSKTSVLSSSSSRGVVSPSRSRPSTPPRGVSPSRIRPANSSNQSNNSISVLSFIADFKKGKKGAALVEDAHQLRLLYNRYLQWRFINAQAEDVFYIQNAKAEKSLYNVWHTTLSIWETIIRKRINLQQLQLELKLNSILNDQMAYLDDWAVLESGHINALSGTVEDLEASTLRLPLTGGAKADIEHLKLAICSAVDAMQAMGSAICPLLSRVDGMNNLIAEVAVVSAQEKAMLDECEALLNFATAMQVEEYSLRTHLMQIKQAFMVHK; encoded by the exons ATGGATGTATGCGAGTCAGAGCAAGCATTAAGGAAACACAGAACAGGAACAAGACAACCCTTGGGTCTTgctgaaaaaaataatgcaatcaCCTCCAGACGCTTGGCAACAAGGGAAATTACTTCACGGTACAGGTCACCTTCTCCTACTCGGGCAACCCCATCTGGTTCTCGGCGATGTCCCTCTCCAAGCCTCACAAGGCCGACAACACCGGCATCATCCAAATTGTTACCCAAAAGAGCTCAATCTACAGAGAGGAAGAGGCCAGCGACTCCACCTTCCCCACCACGTCCTTCTACACCCGTCCAAGACTCATCGATGGATGTGAATTTATCGTCGAGAAGGGCGGCTGGTAGCAGAATGCCAGAGGCGCTTTGGCCATCCACAATGCGGAGTTTGAGTGTTTCTTTCCAGTCCGATACTATTTCCATACCTGTTATCAAGAAGGAGAAGCCGGTGACCAGTGCCGTTGATCGTACACTTCGGCCGAATTCAAACGTGACTCACAAGCAGGTTCAAACACCAATTGTAAGAAAGCCCACGCCAGAGAGGAAGAGGAGTCCTCTCAAAGGGAATAATGCTTCGAATCAGACAGAGAATTCGAAACCTGATGATGGCTTGCATTCCCGGTTGATAGATCAGCACCGGTGGCCAGGCAGAATCAGTGGGAAGGTATGTTCTAGTGCATCAAGTAGAAGTATTGATCATACTGATAAGACAACCAGAACGTTGAACTCTTCAGTTCCAGGAACTAGTGTGTCTTCTCTGAGAAGATTGTCTTTACCAGGTGATGCTAGTAAGCCCTTGCGGAAAGCTTCTAGTGATGCTTCAAGACTAATGTTTCTAGTTGAAAGTGGTAGAATGGGAGGCGAGGTGAGACCAATCGATGACAATGTTCATGTGTTAAGACCTCATAAATTTGTTCCTGCAATTACATTGGATAAAACGGGATTAACAGTTACTGGAGTCAGATCACAGTTCTTGCCTAATCCAGTATCAGGGCACCCATCACCAAGTAAGACTTCAGTGTTATCCTCTTCTAGTTCAAGAGGTGTTGTTAGTCCTTCTCGGTCAAGGCCTTCGACTCCTCCTAGAGGGGTTAGTCCTTCTAGAATAAGGCCAGCCAATTCATCCAACCAATCCAACAATTCAATTTCAGTACTCAGCTTTATTGCTGATtttaaaaaggggaaaaagggTGCAGCCCTCGTAGAAGATGCTCACCAGTTGAGACTTCTCTACAACAGGTACTTGCAATGGAGATTTATCAATGCGCAAGCAGAGGATGTGTTTTACATCCAAAATGCAAAAGCGGAG AAATCACTGTACAACGTATGGCACACTACTCTGTCTATATGGGAAACAATTATTAGGAAGAGGATCAACCTCCAGCAGCTGCAGCTTGAGCTGAAGCTGAATTCTATTTTGAATGATCAA ATGGCCTACCTTGATGACTGGGCTGTACTTGAAAGTGGTCATATTAATGCTTTATCCGGAACTGTAGAAGACTTGGAGGCAAGTACTCTTCGTCTTCCTCTAACTGGAGGGGCAAAG GCAGATATTGAACATTTGAAGCTTGCAATCTGTTCGGCTGTTGATGCCATGCAAGCAATGGGATCTGCTATTTGCCCTTTACTCTCAAGG GTGGACGGcatgaataatttaattgcTGAAGTTGCTGTTGTATCAGCACAGGAAAAAGCGATGCTTGATGAATGTGAAGCCCTACTGAATTTTGCAACTGCTATGCAG GTTGAGGAATATAGCCTTCGGACGCATCTCATGCAGATCAAGCAAGCTTTTATGGTGCATAAGTAA
- the LOC106768162 gene encoding AUGMIN subunit 8 isoform X1 translates to MDVCESEQALRKHRTGTRQPLGLAEKNNAITSRRLATREITSRYRSPSPTRATPSGSRRCPSPSLTRPTTPASSKLLPKRAQSTERKRPATPPSPPRPSTPVQDSSMDVNLSSRRAAGSRMPEALWPSTMRSLSVSFQSDTISIPVIKKEKPVTSAVDRTLRPNSNVTHKQVQTPIVRKPTPERKRSPLKGNNASNQTENSKPDDGLHSRLIDQHRWPGRISGKVCSSASSRSIDHTDKTTRTLNSSVPGTSVSSLRRLSLPGDASKPLRKASSDASRLMFLVESGRMGGEVRPIDDNVHVLRPHKFVPAITLDKTGLTVTGVRSQFLPNPVSGHPSPSKTSVLSSSSSRGVVSPSRSRPSTPPRGVSPSRIRPANSSNQSNNSISVLSFIADFKKGKKGAALVEDAHQLRLLYNRYLQWRFINAQAEDVFYIQNAKAEKSLYNVWHTTLSIWETIIRKRINLQQLQLELKLNSILNDQQMAYLDDWAVLESGHINALSGTVEDLEASTLRLPLTGGAKADIEHLKLAICSAVDAMQAMGSAICPLLSRVDGMNNLIAEVAVVSAQEKAMLDECEALLNFATAMQVEEYSLRTHLMQIKQAFMVHK, encoded by the exons ATGGATGTATGCGAGTCAGAGCAAGCATTAAGGAAACACAGAACAGGAACAAGACAACCCTTGGGTCTTgctgaaaaaaataatgcaatcaCCTCCAGACGCTTGGCAACAAGGGAAATTACTTCACGGTACAGGTCACCTTCTCCTACTCGGGCAACCCCATCTGGTTCTCGGCGATGTCCCTCTCCAAGCCTCACAAGGCCGACAACACCGGCATCATCCAAATTGTTACCCAAAAGAGCTCAATCTACAGAGAGGAAGAGGCCAGCGACTCCACCTTCCCCACCACGTCCTTCTACACCCGTCCAAGACTCATCGATGGATGTGAATTTATCGTCGAGAAGGGCGGCTGGTAGCAGAATGCCAGAGGCGCTTTGGCCATCCACAATGCGGAGTTTGAGTGTTTCTTTCCAGTCCGATACTATTTCCATACCTGTTATCAAGAAGGAGAAGCCGGTGACCAGTGCCGTTGATCGTACACTTCGGCCGAATTCAAACGTGACTCACAAGCAGGTTCAAACACCAATTGTAAGAAAGCCCACGCCAGAGAGGAAGAGGAGTCCTCTCAAAGGGAATAATGCTTCGAATCAGACAGAGAATTCGAAACCTGATGATGGCTTGCATTCCCGGTTGATAGATCAGCACCGGTGGCCAGGCAGAATCAGTGGGAAGGTATGTTCTAGTGCATCAAGTAGAAGTATTGATCATACTGATAAGACAACCAGAACGTTGAACTCTTCAGTTCCAGGAACTAGTGTGTCTTCTCTGAGAAGATTGTCTTTACCAGGTGATGCTAGTAAGCCCTTGCGGAAAGCTTCTAGTGATGCTTCAAGACTAATGTTTCTAGTTGAAAGTGGTAGAATGGGAGGCGAGGTGAGACCAATCGATGACAATGTTCATGTGTTAAGACCTCATAAATTTGTTCCTGCAATTACATTGGATAAAACGGGATTAACAGTTACTGGAGTCAGATCACAGTTCTTGCCTAATCCAGTATCAGGGCACCCATCACCAAGTAAGACTTCAGTGTTATCCTCTTCTAGTTCAAGAGGTGTTGTTAGTCCTTCTCGGTCAAGGCCTTCGACTCCTCCTAGAGGGGTTAGTCCTTCTAGAATAAGGCCAGCCAATTCATCCAACCAATCCAACAATTCAATTTCAGTACTCAGCTTTATTGCTGATtttaaaaaggggaaaaagggTGCAGCCCTCGTAGAAGATGCTCACCAGTTGAGACTTCTCTACAACAGGTACTTGCAATGGAGATTTATCAATGCGCAAGCAGAGGATGTGTTTTACATCCAAAATGCAAAAGCGGAG AAATCACTGTACAACGTATGGCACACTACTCTGTCTATATGGGAAACAATTATTAGGAAGAGGATCAACCTCCAGCAGCTGCAGCTTGAGCTGAAGCTGAATTCTATTTTGAATGATCAA CAGATGGCCTACCTTGATGACTGGGCTGTACTTGAAAGTGGTCATATTAATGCTTTATCCGGAACTGTAGAAGACTTGGAGGCAAGTACTCTTCGTCTTCCTCTAACTGGAGGGGCAAAG GCAGATATTGAACATTTGAAGCTTGCAATCTGTTCGGCTGTTGATGCCATGCAAGCAATGGGATCTGCTATTTGCCCTTTACTCTCAAGG GTGGACGGcatgaataatttaattgcTGAAGTTGCTGTTGTATCAGCACAGGAAAAAGCGATGCTTGATGAATGTGAAGCCCTACTGAATTTTGCAACTGCTATGCAG GTTGAGGAATATAGCCTTCGGACGCATCTCATGCAGATCAAGCAAGCTTTTATGGTGCATAAGTAA